Proteins from a genomic interval of Phenylobacterium sp. LH3H17:
- a CDS encoding group 1 truncated hemoglobin, translated as MTIRALIVCLSLAAATPVVAQEETPVDPYVQSNANAGAAPFAGDAVLAAFHGREGVGRIVDDLVDRSIADPRIAEIFKATDLVRLRRTLKEQIAYLLGAPVDYTGRDMRSVHRDQGVNTAEFNALVENLQAAMDKEGVPFRAQNRLLAKLAPMKRDVVVR; from the coding sequence ATGACCATCCGCGCCCTGATTGTCTGCCTCTCGCTCGCCGCCGCCACGCCGGTGGTCGCCCAGGAAGAGACGCCGGTCGACCCGTACGTCCAGTCCAACGCCAACGCCGGCGCCGCGCCCTTCGCCGGGGATGCGGTGCTGGCGGCCTTTCACGGGCGCGAGGGCGTGGGACGCATCGTCGACGACCTGGTTGATCGCAGCATCGCTGACCCGCGCATCGCCGAGATCTTCAAGGCCACAGACCTGGTTCGCCTGCGCCGCACCCTGAAGGAACAGATCGCCTATCTGCTGGGGGCTCCGGTGGACTACACCGGTCGCGACATGCGGAGCGTCCACAGGGACCAGGGCGTGAACACCGCCGAGTTCAACGCCCTGGTGGAGAACCTGCAGGCGGCGATGGACAAGGAGGGCGTGCCATTCCGCGCCCAGAACCGGCTCCTGGCCAAGCTCGCCCCCATGAAGCGCGACGTGGTCGTTCGCTAG
- a CDS encoding methylamine utilization protein codes for MRTAILASLALLALAPATQAADLSVSVIDAAGRPVPNAVVTVNVAGAATAPIRFTWPYTVSQKNIRFDPFVLIVPVGSDVTFPNQDKVRHHVYSFSATKKFELKLYGKEEARSVRFDKAGVAPLGCNIHDQMIAYVYVVDTPYAARTGADGTATVRGLPAGDARLTVWHPLMKTARNQLVKPIAVGASNTRTSVKVDLRPAPANHPH; via the coding sequence ATGCGCACAGCGATTCTCGCCAGCCTCGCCCTCCTCGCCCTGGCTCCGGCGACCCAGGCCGCCGACCTGAGCGTCAGCGTCATCGACGCCGCGGGGCGCCCGGTCCCCAACGCCGTGGTGACCGTGAACGTAGCGGGGGCGGCGACCGCGCCCATCCGCTTCACCTGGCCCTACACGGTGAGCCAGAAGAACATCCGGTTCGACCCCTTCGTGCTCATCGTGCCCGTGGGCTCGGACGTGACATTTCCGAACCAGGACAAGGTGCGGCACCATGTCTATTCGTTCTCGGCGACGAAGAAGTTCGAGCTGAAGCTGTACGGCAAGGAAGAGGCGCGCAGCGTCCGGTTCGACAAGGCCGGCGTGGCGCCTCTCGGCTGCAACATCCACGACCAGATGATCGCCTATGTCTACGTGGTCGATACGCCCTATGCAGCGAGGACGGGAGCGGACGGGACGGCGACGGTCCGCGGCCTTCCCGCCGGAGACGCCAGGCTGACGGTCTGGCATCCGCTGATGAAGACCGCCCGCAACCAGCTTGTGAAACCGATCGCCGTGGGGGCGTCCAACACCCGCACCAGCGTCAAGGTCGACCTTCGCCCGGCTCCGGCCAACCACCCGCACTAA
- a CDS encoding helix-turn-helix transcriptional regulator encodes MRLGPDIVRIAALLGDPARANMLAALMGGQALTAGELAREAGVTPQTASSHLAKLADGGLLVARRQGRHAYFALAGPEVADLLETLMGLAERAGHQRVRPGPREPALRMARVCYDHLAGELGVALLDSLTDRALIEDREGSLSLTVEGAGFMRALGVETAGLARGRRPLCKACLDWSVRRSHLGGALGKALLDQVYARGWARQVAGSRVVSFSAPGLAAFKAAFHSPP; translated from the coding sequence ATGAGACTGGGTCCGGACATCGTGCGCATCGCCGCCCTGCTGGGGGACCCGGCCCGGGCCAACATGCTGGCGGCCCTGATGGGCGGCCAGGCGCTGACCGCCGGCGAACTGGCCCGTGAGGCTGGGGTGACGCCGCAGACCGCTTCCAGCCATCTGGCGAAACTCGCCGACGGCGGGCTGCTCGTCGCTCGGCGCCAGGGCCGTCACGCCTATTTCGCGCTGGCGGGCCCGGAAGTCGCCGATCTGCTGGAGACGCTGATGGGGCTCGCCGAGCGGGCCGGCCACCAGCGGGTACGTCCGGGGCCGAGGGAGCCCGCCCTGCGAATGGCGCGGGTCTGCTACGATCATCTGGCCGGGGAGCTGGGGGTGGCCCTGCTGGACAGCCTGACGGACCGCGCCCTGATCGAGGATCGCGAGGGCTCGCTCAGCCTGACCGTGGAGGGCGCGGGCTTCATGCGGGCCCTCGGCGTGGAGACGGCTGGATTGGCCCGCGGGCGCCGGCCGCTCTGCAAGGCCTGCCTCGACTGGAGCGTGCGGCGCAGCCATCTGGGCGGCGCGCTCGGCAAGGCTCTGCTGGACCAGGTCTACGCCAGGGGCTGGGCGCGCCAGGTCGCGGGCAGTCGGGTGGTCAGCTTCTCAGCGCCGGGCCTGGCGGCCTTCAAGGCCGCGTTTCACTCACCCCCATGA
- a CDS encoding phosphotransferase family protein, which produces MASPLETRLAAYIAGRMPGVAEVAVDSLTRISGGASRETYRFRLSWRDAEGRALERKLILRRDPPASLIDTERRIEFEAYRAFFGSVVPVPEMLWLEEADAALDHPFFIAEEIAGFQASPGLLWAEPYAANLEALAQRKWTILGEIAKADPAAVGLDQVMEPVASDACWNRELSYWEGVLDEDEAEPLPIIRAAIRWLRANPPPPPRKVGVVHGDYRTGNFLYDEQGVIHGILDWEMAHLGDPLEDLGWSLNPVWSFGRGLAGGLVPREKAIAIWEAASGMAADPAALHWWELFNCVKGQAIWVSSARAWIDGGNREPIMAYPPWALQNAQDRAALKVMGRL; this is translated from the coding sequence ATGGCCTCGCCGCTGGAGACGCGGCTGGCGGCCTATATCGCCGGCCGCATGCCGGGGGTCGCGGAGGTGGCGGTCGACAGCCTGACCCGCATCTCCGGCGGCGCCTCGCGCGAGACCTACCGCTTCCGCCTGAGCTGGCGCGACGCGGAAGGCAGGGCGCTCGAGCGCAAGCTGATCCTCCGCCGCGATCCCCCCGCCTCGCTGATCGACACCGAGCGGCGGATCGAGTTCGAGGCCTATCGCGCCTTCTTCGGCTCGGTCGTGCCGGTGCCCGAGATGCTGTGGCTGGAAGAGGCCGACGCGGCCCTGGACCACCCGTTCTTCATCGCCGAGGAGATCGCGGGGTTCCAGGCCTCGCCCGGCCTGCTTTGGGCCGAGCCCTATGCGGCGAACCTGGAAGCCCTGGCGCAACGCAAGTGGACGATCCTGGGCGAGATCGCCAAGGCCGATCCCGCCGCCGTCGGCCTGGACCAGGTGATGGAGCCGGTGGCGTCCGACGCCTGCTGGAATCGCGAGCTCTCCTATTGGGAAGGCGTGCTGGACGAGGACGAGGCCGAACCCCTGCCGATCATCCGCGCGGCGATTCGCTGGCTGCGCGCCAACCCGCCGCCGCCGCCGCGCAAGGTGGGCGTGGTGCATGGCGACTACCGCACCGGCAACTTCCTCTATGACGAACAGGGCGTCATCCACGGGATCCTGGACTGGGAGATGGCTCATCTGGGCGACCCGCTGGAGGACCTGGGCTGGAGCCTCAACCCGGTCTGGTCGTTCGGTCGCGGCCTGGCCGGCGGTCTGGTCCCGCGCGAAAAGGCCATCGCCATCTGGGAAGCCGCCAGCGGCATGGCCGCCGACCCGGCGGCGCTGCACTGGTGGGAGCTGTTCAACTGCGTGAAGGGCCAGGCGATCTGGGTCTCCTCGGCCCGCGCCTGGATCGACGGCGGCAACCGCGAGCCCATCATGGCCTATCCGCCCTGGGCCCTGCAGAACGCCCAGGACCGCGCGGCGCTGAAAGTGATGGGCCGGCTATGA
- a CDS encoding NIPSNAP family protein has translation MTVTCAIRYVIDPFQRDAFEAYARNWLTIIPACGGDLLGYWLPHEGTNNIAHALISFENLAAYEAYRARLKTDSAGAANFAMAQEKRFILSEERTFLTPVTAARG, from the coding sequence ATGACCGTCACCTGCGCCATCCGTTATGTCATCGACCCGTTCCAGAGGGACGCCTTCGAGGCCTATGCCCGAAACTGGTTGACCATCATCCCGGCCTGCGGCGGCGACCTGCTCGGCTACTGGTTGCCGCACGAGGGGACCAACAACATCGCCCACGCCCTGATCTCATTCGAGAACCTGGCGGCCTACGAGGCCTATCGCGCCCGGCTCAAGACCGACTCGGCCGGAGCCGCCAACTTCGCCATGGCCCAGGAGAAACGCTTCATCCTGTCGGAGGAGCGGACCTTCCTGACGCCAGTGACGGCTGCCCGTGGCTAG
- a CDS encoding Zn-ribbon domain-containing OB-fold protein, whose amino-acid sequence MPRMAPEPTPETQHFWDGTARGELLLQRNKQTGEAYFPPRPFCPKTGSRDVEVFKASGRATLYSYVINARPRPDMGTEPHSIAVVQLEEGPRMMTNIVGCPQTPEALVLDMPLEVVFEKISDTISLPLFQPAKG is encoded by the coding sequence ATGCCGAGGATGGCGCCTGAACCTACGCCCGAGACCCAGCATTTCTGGGACGGAACCGCCCGGGGCGAACTGCTCCTGCAGCGCAACAAGCAGACCGGCGAGGCCTATTTCCCGCCGCGTCCGTTCTGCCCGAAGACCGGCTCTCGCGACGTCGAGGTCTTCAAGGCCTCCGGCCGCGCGACCCTCTATTCCTACGTGATCAACGCCCGCCCGCGCCCCGACATGGGGACCGAGCCGCATTCGATCGCCGTGGTGCAGCTGGAGGAAGGTCCGCGGATGATGACCAACATCGTGGGCTGCCCGCAGACCCCCGAGGCCCTGGTCCTCGACATGCCGCTCGAGGTCGTCTTCGAGAAGATCAGCGACACCATCTCGCTGCCCCTGTTCCAACCGGCCAAGGGCTGA
- a CDS encoding bifunctional diguanylate cyclase/phosphodiesterase, protein MTRRLAGFRRLRTKLTVLYAGLFGVALVLVSGASYSAISGAAQRQVRDELTASGAVFDRVWSLRSEQLRQGAALLSRDFGFREAVATGDGATIVSAMENLRQRLQIDLAFIVGVDGTITAADPRRLKPNADALVEAMYEQESPSGIFVLDGTPYQMIAAPILSPDLIGWVVFAARLDRREMSALEKLSAIPLDAGVMHRAGKGWNSELTASPAEQARLGEFIDGALTAKSKAPRTLATPQGASLALVKPLPTLTDKGDAVLVLSYPLARALAPYKPLLATIGGVGLLGLILVVAGSWGLARSVTRPISALATAANRLREGHDSHVVIESRDEIGHLAESFNVMATEIRERERRITQLALHDPETHLPNRLSLEQAVEALAVADGGSLYVALLGVDRFAHVRGAIGYALAAQVIREVGERLAGLQRRALVARISTDVLGMAFEAADDDAAQVMVARLLRELEQPLQIGGDAIDVALSVGLSAFASGEPGGAAIERANIGLDQARSARRKVAFFDAEAYGDPSSNLALMSGMLWALRSGHIELYHQPKYDLRARGVNGVEGLVRWRHPTRGLLRPDLFIPMAEETGHIRTLTDWVLKQAIADQTRMSRAGHDIEMSVNISGRLLGDADFADFVDRAVGEASGKLCFEITETAVIENPDMALEILDRFRAAGISISIDDFGSGLSSLAYLKQIKGHELKIDRSLITDLTESQRDALIVRSTIDLAHSLGLKVTAEGVETANAFQLLAAMGCDNVQGYLIAKPMPFHELLSFLNEDRDSERSYG, encoded by the coding sequence GTGACCCGACGCCTGGCCGGCTTCAGGCGGCTGCGCACCAAGCTGACGGTGCTCTATGCCGGTCTGTTCGGCGTGGCCCTGGTGTTGGTGTCGGGCGCAAGCTATTCGGCGATCTCGGGGGCGGCGCAACGCCAGGTCCGCGACGAGCTCACCGCCTCGGGCGCCGTGTTCGACCGGGTCTGGTCCCTGCGCTCGGAACAGCTTCGGCAGGGCGCAGCCTTGCTGTCGCGCGACTTCGGCTTCCGCGAGGCGGTGGCTACCGGCGACGGCGCCACCATCGTCTCGGCCATGGAGAACCTGCGCCAGCGGTTGCAGATCGACCTGGCCTTCATTGTCGGCGTCGATGGGACGATCACCGCCGCCGATCCTCGACGCCTGAAGCCCAACGCCGACGCCCTGGTCGAGGCCATGTACGAACAGGAGAGCCCGAGCGGAATCTTCGTGCTCGACGGAACGCCCTACCAGATGATCGCCGCCCCGATCCTGTCGCCCGACCTGATCGGCTGGGTGGTGTTTGCCGCCCGCCTGGACCGGCGCGAAATGTCGGCTTTGGAGAAGCTGTCGGCCATCCCGCTGGACGCCGGCGTCATGCACAGGGCCGGCAAGGGCTGGAACTCCGAGCTCACGGCCAGCCCCGCTGAACAGGCGCGGCTCGGCGAATTCATCGACGGGGCGCTGACGGCGAAATCCAAGGCGCCGCGCACCCTGGCCACGCCGCAAGGCGCCTCGCTGGCCCTGGTCAAACCGCTGCCGACCCTGACCGACAAGGGGGACGCGGTGCTGGTGCTCAGCTATCCCCTGGCCCGGGCGCTGGCGCCCTACAAGCCCCTGCTGGCCACCATCGGCGGGGTCGGCCTGCTGGGCCTGATCCTGGTGGTGGCCGGAAGCTGGGGTCTCGCCCGCAGCGTCACGCGGCCGATCTCGGCGCTGGCCACGGCCGCCAACCGGTTGCGCGAGGGCCACGACAGCCACGTCGTTATCGAGAGCCGGGACGAGATCGGCCACCTGGCCGAGAGCTTCAACGTCATGGCCACGGAGATCCGCGAGCGTGAGCGGCGGATCACCCAACTGGCCCTGCACGATCCCGAGACCCATCTGCCCAACCGCCTGTCGCTGGAACAGGCCGTCGAGGCCCTGGCCGTCGCCGACGGCGGAAGCCTCTATGTGGCTCTGCTGGGGGTCGACCGATTCGCCCATGTGCGTGGCGCGATCGGTTACGCCCTGGCGGCCCAGGTGATCCGCGAAGTCGGCGAGAGGCTGGCCGGCCTGCAGCGCCGCGCCCTTGTCGCCCGGATCTCCACCGACGTGCTTGGCATGGCTTTCGAGGCCGCCGATGACGACGCGGCCCAGGTCATGGTGGCCCGGCTGCTGCGCGAACTTGAGCAGCCTCTGCAGATCGGCGGCGACGCTATCGACGTGGCCCTGAGCGTCGGCCTTTCGGCCTTCGCCTCGGGCGAGCCGGGGGGGGCGGCCATCGAGCGGGCCAATATCGGCCTCGACCAGGCGCGGTCAGCCCGCAGGAAGGTCGCCTTCTTCGATGCCGAGGCCTATGGCGACCCTTCCTCGAACCTGGCCTTGATGAGCGGCATGCTCTGGGCCCTGCGTTCGGGCCATATCGAGCTCTACCACCAGCCGAAATACGACCTTCGCGCCCGCGGTGTGAACGGGGTCGAGGGCCTGGTCCGCTGGCGCCACCCGACCCGGGGCCTGCTGCGGCCCGACCTGTTCATTCCCATGGCCGAGGAGACCGGCCATATCCGCACCCTCACCGACTGGGTGCTGAAACAGGCCATCGCCGACCAGACCCGGATGAGCCGCGCCGGCCACGACATCGAGATGTCGGTCAATATCTCCGGCCGCCTGCTGGGCGACGCGGACTTCGCCGATTTCGTCGACCGCGCGGTGGGCGAGGCCTCGGGCAAGCTGTGCTTCGAGATCACCGAGACGGCGGTCATCGAGAACCCTGACATGGCCCTCGAAATCCTCGACCGGTTCCGTGCGGCGGGGATCAGCATCTCCATCGACGACTTCGGATCGGGCCTGTCCTCCCTGGCCTACCTGAAGCAGATCAAGGGCCATGAGCTGAAGATCGACCGCTCGTTGATCACCGACCTGACCGAGAGCCAGCGCGACGCGCTGATCGTCCGCTCGACAATCGACCTGGCCCACAGCCTGGGTCTGAAAGTGACCGCTGAGGGGGTCGAGACCGCCAACGCCTTCCAGCTTCTGGCGGCCATGGGGTGCGACAACGTCCAGGGCTATCTGATCGCCAAGCCCATGCCGTTCCACGAACTGCTGAGCTTCCTCAACGAGGATCGGGACTCGGAACGCAGCTACGGCTGA
- a CDS encoding CehA/McbA family metallohydrolase: MRTGAALILAIGLAVLQASAARAQTPRAPDLTLTGTLTGAAHETYTEVPFKVPDGVERITVEFTYAGKADRSVIDLGLRDPERFRGWSGGNKSSFTLAESDATPSYLPGPLKAGTWRLVLGAPNIRKAARADYGARIWFDRKGQPFAGFSAAPLASGERWWRGDLHMHTGHSDGSCLSRKGMKVPCPVFKTAEAAAARGLDFIAITDHNATSHLEAMRELAPYFDDLLLIPGREVTTFYGHANLFGPTAFVDFQLGGARAPSMDTILDQAKTAGGMVSINHPGLPSGEACMGCGWTAKDTDFSRIAAIEVVNGGLAEGPLSGVGFWEARLNAGHRITAVGGSDNHDATLPPDKAPAIGVPTTVVRAPELSQAAILAAIGRGHVFLDLAGTPDRLLEVRAVSGGAQAEMGDALAAPAGARVRVEVHVVGVDGGSLSLAGNSGAAPTGLILAGRDVTRTFDFIADGRASWLRVDVRGADGRLLLLGNPIYFNAVP; the protein is encoded by the coding sequence TTGAGAACGGGCGCGGCCCTGATCCTCGCGATCGGGCTGGCCGTCCTGCAGGCCTCGGCCGCGCGGGCCCAGACCCCGCGCGCGCCGGACTTGACCCTGACCGGGACCCTCACCGGCGCGGCGCATGAGACCTATACGGAGGTTCCGTTCAAGGTCCCGGACGGCGTCGAGCGGATCACCGTCGAGTTCACCTACGCCGGCAAGGCCGACCGCTCGGTCATCGACCTGGGTCTGCGCGATCCCGAACGGTTCCGCGGGTGGAGTGGGGGCAACAAGTCCAGCTTCACCCTGGCCGAGAGCGACGCCACGCCGTCCTACCTGCCGGGACCGTTGAAGGCCGGGACCTGGAGACTGGTGCTGGGCGCGCCGAACATCCGCAAGGCCGCGCGCGCCGACTATGGCGCCAGGATCTGGTTCGACCGGAAGGGCCAGCCGTTCGCGGGCTTCTCGGCCGCGCCTCTGGCCAGTGGCGAGCGCTGGTGGCGCGGCGACCTGCACATGCACACCGGCCACTCGGACGGGTCCTGCCTGTCGCGCAAGGGGATGAAGGTCCCGTGCCCGGTGTTCAAGACCGCCGAGGCCGCCGCCGCCCGCGGCCTCGACTTCATCGCCATCACCGACCACAACGCCACCTCTCACCTTGAGGCCATGCGCGAGCTGGCGCCCTATTTCGACGACCTCCTGCTGATCCCCGGCCGGGAGGTCACCACCTTCTACGGCCACGCCAACCTGTTCGGCCCGACGGCCTTCGTCGACTTCCAACTAGGCGGCGCCCGTGCGCCGTCGATGGACACGATCCTCGACCAGGCGAAGACGGCCGGCGGGATGGTGTCGATCAATCATCCCGGCCTGCCCTCGGGCGAGGCCTGTATGGGCTGCGGCTGGACCGCCAAGGACACCGATTTCTCGCGCATCGCGGCGATCGAGGTCGTGAACGGCGGGCTCGCCGAGGGGCCGCTCTCGGGCGTCGGCTTCTGGGAGGCGCGGCTTAACGCCGGCCATCGGATCACCGCGGTCGGCGGCTCGGACAACCACGACGCCACCTTGCCGCCCGACAAGGCGCCGGCCATCGGCGTGCCGACCACCGTGGTCCGCGCCCCGGAGCTGAGCCAGGCCGCCATACTGGCGGCGATCGGGCGGGGCCATGTGTTCCTCGACCTGGCCGGCACCCCCGACCGGCTCCTGGAGGTCCGCGCGGTCTCCGGCGGAGCTCAAGCCGAGATGGGCGACGCTCTGGCCGCTCCGGCCGGGGCGAGGGTTCGAGTCGAGGTCCATGTCGTGGGCGTCGACGGCGGATCGCTGTCGCTGGCGGGGAACTCCGGCGCGGCGCCCACCGGCCTGATCCTCGCCGGGCGCGACGTGACCAGGACCTTCGATTTCATCGCCGATGGCCGCGCCTCGTGGCTGCGCGTGGACGTCCGCGGCGCCGACGGACGGCTGCTCCTGCTGGGCAATCCGATCTACTTCAACGCCGTCCCCTAG
- a CDS encoding DUF1810 domain-containing protein: MSNLDPFDLSRFLEAQADVFEDACDELKAGRKTTHWMWFMFPQVAGLGHSPMAVRYAIRSRAEARAYLTHSVLRDRLINLTNVAIHAPAASVQDLFGYPDHLKFHSSMTLFEAVAPHEPAFPRAIDRWFKGPDARTLEILRSWG, translated from the coding sequence GTGAGCAATCTCGACCCCTTCGACCTGTCCCGGTTCCTGGAAGCACAGGCCGACGTCTTCGAGGACGCATGCGATGAGCTCAAGGCTGGGCGCAAGACGACCCACTGGATGTGGTTCATGTTTCCGCAGGTGGCGGGCCTGGGCCATAGCCCCATGGCCGTTCGCTACGCCATCCGATCACGGGCGGAGGCCAGGGCCTACCTTACCCACTCGGTGCTGCGTGACCGACTGATCAACTTAACGAACGTCGCAATCCATGCGCCCGCAGCGTCGGTCCAGGATCTGTTTGGATATCCCGACCATCTCAAGTTCCACTCGTCCATGACGTTGTTCGAGGCCGTGGCGCCGCATGAGCCGGCCTTTCCCAGGGCGATCGATCGCTGGTTCAAGGGGCCGGACGCGCGAACGCTCGAGATCCTGCGCTCATGGGGGTGA
- a CDS encoding DUF3034 family protein, giving the protein MKRTALALGAVAALGASPAQAGELVAGGKLLLTGGVTNLEGAGGGGLASWATITGYETRDGVGANVHATRVDLPDYGFRAYGAAVGFRDRVELSYARQAFDTGSTGVKLGLGDGFTFRQDVVGAKLRILGDALYDQDRLLPQVAVGVQFKHNNQGAVIRAVGGKDHNGIDYYVAATKILLNESLVLNGTVRLTKANQTGLLGFGGDGDDGYSAQFEGSAGYLVSKRLLVGAEYRSKPDNLGFAAENDWVDVFAAYAVNKHLSVTVAYADLGDIAGFEDQRGLYVSLQAGF; this is encoded by the coding sequence ATGAAACGAACCGCTCTGGCGCTGGGCGCCGTCGCCGCCCTCGGCGCCAGCCCGGCCCAGGCCGGCGAGCTGGTGGCCGGCGGCAAGCTGCTTCTCACTGGCGGGGTGACCAATCTGGAGGGCGCCGGCGGCGGCGGCCTGGCCAGTTGGGCGACGATCACCGGCTACGAGACGCGCGACGGCGTGGGGGCCAATGTCCACGCCACCCGTGTGGACCTGCCGGACTATGGATTCCGTGCCTACGGCGCCGCGGTCGGGTTTCGTGACCGTGTCGAGCTCTCCTATGCGCGCCAGGCGTTCGACACCGGTTCGACCGGCGTGAAGCTGGGCCTTGGCGACGGGTTCACCTTCCGGCAGGACGTGGTGGGAGCGAAGCTCCGCATCCTGGGCGACGCGCTCTACGATCAGGACAGGCTCCTGCCCCAGGTCGCGGTCGGCGTGCAGTTCAAGCACAACAACCAGGGCGCGGTGATCCGGGCGGTCGGCGGCAAGGACCACAACGGGATCGACTACTATGTCGCGGCCACCAAGATCCTGCTGAACGAGAGCCTGGTGCTGAACGGAACGGTTCGCCTCACCAAGGCCAACCAGACGGGCCTGCTCGGCTTTGGCGGTGACGGGGACGATGGCTATTCGGCCCAGTTCGAGGGCTCGGCCGGCTACCTGGTCTCCAAGCGCCTTCTGGTCGGGGCCGAGTACCGCTCCAAACCCGACAATCTGGGCTTCGCCGCGGAGAACGACTGGGTCGACGTGTTCGCGGCCTATGCGGTCAACAAGCACCTGTCGGTCACGGTGGCCTACGCGGATCTTGGCGACATCGCCGGTTTCGAGGACCAGCGCGGGCTTTATGTTTCGCTGCAGGCCGGCTTCTAG
- a CDS encoding cytochrome P450: MSAKNFRIPDDHAAVLVDPAAYADGRIHETYAWLRANNSLGRAEIEGVDPFWVATKHADILEISRQNALFANGVRSPTLVSQAVDAKVREMTGGSPHLLRTLIHMDAPDHMKYRVLTQAWFLPQNLRSMEDRIRRIARAAVDKMAAKGGRCDFVSEVALHYPLHVIMEIMGVPEEDEGRMLMLTQELFGAADPELGRKPKDESPTAQIETGVLTDFIAYFTRFSEGKRANPSDDLGSLIANSQIDGQPISHFEAMSYYIIVATAGHDTTSSSTAGAIWGLAENPGEFAKLKADPSLIPGLVDESIRWITPVKTFMRTATEDTELAGRSLSKDDWLMLCYASGNRDEEVFDDPNAFRVDRKANKHLAFGYGAHVCLGQHLAKMEMRILWEEMLPRLKSIELAGEPKQSLAVFVNGPKTLPIAFEMA, translated from the coding sequence ATGAGCGCCAAAAACTTTCGTATTCCAGACGACCACGCCGCGGTCCTGGTCGATCCGGCCGCCTACGCCGACGGCCGCATCCATGAAACCTATGCCTGGCTGCGCGCCAACAACTCGCTGGGCCGCGCCGAGATCGAGGGGGTGGATCCGTTCTGGGTCGCCACCAAGCATGCCGACATTCTCGAGATCAGCCGCCAGAACGCGCTTTTCGCCAATGGGGTGAGGTCGCCGACCCTGGTCAGCCAGGCGGTGGACGCCAAGGTCCGCGAGATGACCGGCGGCAGCCCGCACCTGCTGCGCACCCTCATCCACATGGATGCGCCCGACCACATGAAATACCGGGTCCTGACCCAGGCTTGGTTCCTGCCGCAGAACCTCCGCAGCATGGAGGACCGCATCCGCAGGATCGCCCGCGCCGCGGTCGACAAGATGGCCGCCAAGGGCGGTCGGTGCGACTTCGTCAGCGAGGTGGCCCTGCACTATCCCCTGCACGTGATCATGGAGATCATGGGCGTGCCGGAAGAGGACGAGGGCCGCATGCTGATGCTGACCCAGGAGCTGTTCGGCGCCGCCGATCCGGAGCTGGGCCGCAAGCCGAAGGACGAGAGCCCCACCGCCCAGATCGAGACCGGCGTGCTCACCGACTTCATCGCCTATTTCACCCGGTTCTCGGAGGGCAAGCGGGCCAATCCGAGCGACGACCTGGGCAGCCTGATCGCCAATTCGCAGATCGACGGCCAGCCGATCAGCCACTTCGAGGCGATGAGCTACTACATCATCGTCGCCACCGCCGGTCACGACACCACCTCGTCCTCCACCGCCGGGGCCATCTGGGGCCTGGCCGAGAACCCCGGCGAGTTCGCCAAGCTCAAGGCCGACCCCTCGCTGATCCCGGGCCTGGTGGATGAGAGCATCCGCTGGATCACCCCGGTGAAGACCTTCATGCGCACCGCCACCGAAGACACCGAGCTCGCTGGCCGGTCGCTGTCGAAGGACGACTGGCTGATGCTCTGCTACGCCTCGGGCAATCGCGACGAGGAGGTGTTCGACGATCCCAACGCCTTCCGCGTCGACCGCAAGGCCAATAAGCACCTGGCCTTCGGCTATGGCGCTCACGTGTGCCTGGGCCAGCACCTGGCCAAGATGGAGATGCGGATTCTCTGGGAGGAGATGCTGCCGCGCCTGAAGAGCATCGAGCTCGCCGGTGAGCCCAAGCAATCGCTGGCCGTGTTCGTCAACGGTCCCAAGACCCTGCCCATCGCCTTCGAGATGGCTTGA
- a CDS encoding response regulator, whose protein sequence is MGLNPESRARFNLERASVLLLEDSTMGMSILVQILTGFGVRTLHRCENVEEAQATVQKVELDLVIADSLGAGGEGYDFVKWLRQSRIEPNCFAPVLLTAGHTPRDAVSKARDCGAHFIMAKPLTPITVLERILWISKEGRRFVECDTYMGPDRRFKNEGVPPGTVGRRRDDLPPVVGEAETPNMEQDVIDGLMKTRRVEL, encoded by the coding sequence ATGGGGCTGAATCCGGAATCCCGCGCCCGCTTCAATCTCGAGCGCGCCTCGGTGTTGCTGCTCGAGGATTCGACCATGGGCATGAGCATCCTGGTGCAGATTCTGACGGGTTTCGGCGTCAGGACGCTTCACCGCTGCGAGAACGTCGAAGAGGCGCAGGCCACGGTCCAGAAGGTCGAGCTCGACCTGGTGATCGCCGACTCCCTGGGGGCCGGCGGCGAGGGCTATGACTTCGTCAAATGGCTGCGCCAGAGCCGCATCGAGCCCAACTGCTTCGCCCCGGTCCTGCTCACCGCCGGCCACACGCCGCGCGACGCGGTGTCCAAGGCGCGCGACTGCGGCGCCCACTTCATCATGGCCAAGCCCCTGACCCCGATCACGGTCCTGGAGCGGATCCTCTGGATCTCGAAGGAGGGCCGGCGCTTCGTCGAGTGCGACACCTATATGGGGCCTGACCGGCGCTTCAAGAACGAGGGCGTGCCGCCCGGAACGGTCGGCCGCCGCCGCGACGACCTGCCCCCCGTGGTCGGCGAGGCCGAGACCCCCAACATGGAACAGGACGTCATCGACGGTCTCATGAAGACGCGACGGGTGGAACTGTGA